One genomic region from Labeo rohita strain BAU-BD-2019 unplaced genomic scaffold, IGBB_LRoh.1.0 scaffold_1811, whole genome shotgun sequence encodes:
- the LOC127158967 gene encoding nuclear factor 7, brain isoform X2, whose translation MDSKSVEDLSCPVCCEIFKDPVLLSCSHSICKECLQQFWKTKKTQECPVCRRRSSKEKPLHNLALKNLCHSFLKEQNERRSSGSEEICSLHSEKLKLFCLEDKQSVCLVCRDSEKHVNHTFRPISEVLSSHKKELNTALTSLQNKLKHAEEMKTECNKTVQHIKSQAEHTERQIKEEFEKLHQFLRDEEEATITALREEEEQKNRMMKEKLEEMNRHISALSHTIKDTEEMMKANDVCFLKNFNVTMGRVQISQPDPQMSSGALIHVSHYLSNLPFRVWKKMQETVQHTPLTLDPNTAHPKLTLSTDLTSISNSNVYQDVPKNPERFDWFLCVLGSEGFNSGTHCWDLEVGDNTFWIVGITTASNQRKGDVFFDTNVWLVRYMNSKYSSKSPDQCLTDLTVKEKLQRVRVHLDYDRGKADASKSVQKLSS comes from the exons ATGGATTCAAAATCTGTTGAAGATCTTTCTTGTCCCGTGTGCTGTGAAATCTTCAAGGATCCTGTTCTTCTGTCCTGTAGTCACAGTATTTGTAAAGAGTGTCTTCAACAGTTCTGGAAGACCAAGAAAACTCAGGAGTGTCCTGTCTGCAGGAGAAGATCCTCAAAAGAGAAGCCTCTACACAATCTAGCGTTAAAAAACTTatgtcattcatttttaaaggagCAAAATGAGAGACGTTCATCAGGATCTGAGGAGATCTGCAGTTTACACAGTGAGAAACTCAAACTCTTCTGTCTGGAGGACAAACAGTCTGTGTGTTTAGTGTGCAGAGACTCAGAGAAACACGTCAATCACACATTCAGACCCATCAGTGAAGTGCTTTCATCTCATAAG AAGGAACTGAATACAGCACTGACATCCCTACAAAACAAGCTCAAACATGCAGAAGAAATGAAAACAGAGTGTAATAAAACAGTTCAACACATCAAG TCTCAAGCTGAGCACACAGAGCGTCAGATTAAAGAGGAGTTTGAGAAGCTTCATCAGTTTCtcagagatgaagaagaagctacaatcactgcactgagagaggaagaggagcagaagaaccggatgatgaaggagaagctggaggagatgaacagacacatctcagctctttcacacacaatcaaagACACTGAGGAGATGATGAAAGCCAATGATGTCTGCTTTCTGAAG AACTTTAACGTCACGATGGGAAG AGTCCAGATCTCACAGCCGGATCCACAGATGAGTTCTGGAGCTTTGATTCATGTGTCGCATTACTTGAGTAACCTGCCGTTCAGAGTCTGGAAGAAGATGCAGGAAACTGTCCAACACA CTCCATTGACTCTagatccaaacacagcacatCCTAAACTCACACTCTCTACTGATCTGACCAGTATATCAAACAGTAATGTATATCAAGATGTTCCTAAAAATCCAGAGAGGTTTGACTGGTTTCTATGTGTTCTGGGTTCTGAGGGCTTTAACTCAGGAACACACTGCTGGGATTTGGAGGTTGGAGACAATACATTCTGGATTGTTGGAATAACCACAGCATCAAACCAAAGGAAGGGAGATGTTTTCTTTGACACTAATGTCTGGCTTGTGCGGTACATGAACAGCAAATACAGCTCAAAATCTCCAGATCAATGCTTGACTGACTTGACTGTTAAAGAGAAGCTGCAGCGTGTGAGAGTTCATCTGGACTATGACAGAGGAAAG GCTGATGCTTCCAAATCAGTGCAGAAGCTTAGTAGTTAG
- the LOC127158967 gene encoding nuclear factor 7, brain isoform X1, producing MDSKSVEDLSCPVCCEIFKDPVLLSCSHSICKECLQQFWKTKKTQECPVCRRRSSKEKPLHNLALKNLCHSFLKEQNERRSSGSEEICSLHSEKLKLFCLEDKQSVCLVCRDSEKHVNHTFRPISEVLSSHKKELNTALTSLQNKLKHAEEMKTECNKTVQHIKSQAEHTERQIKEEFEKLHQFLRDEEEATITALREEEEQKNRMMKEKLEEMNRHISALSHTIKDTEEMMKANDVCFLKNFNVTMGRVQISQPDPQMSSGALIHVSHYLSNLPFRVWKKMQETVQHTPLTLDPNTAHPKLTLSTDLTSISNSNVYQDVPKNPERFDWFLCVLGSEGFNSGTHCWDLEVGDNTFWIVGITTASNQRKGDVFFDTNVWLVRYMNSKYSSKSPDQCLTDLTVKEKLQRVRVHLDYDRGKVSFSDPLTNICLCTFTTAFTETVFPFLYNHCTTSPLRILPVKLIVTAENHS from the exons ATGGATTCAAAATCTGTTGAAGATCTTTCTTGTCCCGTGTGCTGTGAAATCTTCAAGGATCCTGTTCTTCTGTCCTGTAGTCACAGTATTTGTAAAGAGTGTCTTCAACAGTTCTGGAAGACCAAGAAAACTCAGGAGTGTCCTGTCTGCAGGAGAAGATCCTCAAAAGAGAAGCCTCTACACAATCTAGCGTTAAAAAACTTatgtcattcatttttaaaggagCAAAATGAGAGACGTTCATCAGGATCTGAGGAGATCTGCAGTTTACACAGTGAGAAACTCAAACTCTTCTGTCTGGAGGACAAACAGTCTGTGTGTTTAGTGTGCAGAGACTCAGAGAAACACGTCAATCACACATTCAGACCCATCAGTGAAGTGCTTTCATCTCATAAG AAGGAACTGAATACAGCACTGACATCCCTACAAAACAAGCTCAAACATGCAGAAGAAATGAAAACAGAGTGTAATAAAACAGTTCAACACATCAAG TCTCAAGCTGAGCACACAGAGCGTCAGATTAAAGAGGAGTTTGAGAAGCTTCATCAGTTTCtcagagatgaagaagaagctacaatcactgcactgagagaggaagaggagcagaagaaccggatgatgaaggagaagctggaggagatgaacagacacatctcagctctttcacacacaatcaaagACACTGAGGAGATGATGAAAGCCAATGATGTCTGCTTTCTGAAG AACTTTAACGTCACGATGGGAAG AGTCCAGATCTCACAGCCGGATCCACAGATGAGTTCTGGAGCTTTGATTCATGTGTCGCATTACTTGAGTAACCTGCCGTTCAGAGTCTGGAAGAAGATGCAGGAAACTGTCCAACACA CTCCATTGACTCTagatccaaacacagcacatCCTAAACTCACACTCTCTACTGATCTGACCAGTATATCAAACAGTAATGTATATCAAGATGTTCCTAAAAATCCAGAGAGGTTTGACTGGTTTCTATGTGTTCTGGGTTCTGAGGGCTTTAACTCAGGAACACACTGCTGGGATTTGGAGGTTGGAGACAATACATTCTGGATTGTTGGAATAACCACAGCATCAAACCAAAGGAAGGGAGATGTTTTCTTTGACACTAATGTCTGGCTTGTGCGGTACATGAACAGCAAATACAGCTCAAAATCTCCAGATCAATGCTTGACTGACTTGACTGTTAAAGAGAAGCTGCAGCGTGTGAGAGTTCATCTGGACTATGACAGAGGAAAGGTGTCGTTCTCTGATCCTCTAACTAACATCTGTCTGTGTACATTCACAACAGCCTTCACAGAAACTGTCTTTCCATTCTTATATAATCACTGCACAACTTCCCCTCTGAGGATCTTACCAGTTAAACTGATTGTAACAGCAGAAAATCACAGTTAA